The following coding sequences lie in one Thalassoglobus polymorphus genomic window:
- a CDS encoding HEAT repeat domain-containing protein, whose product MACSQSCYSRATGLQRLTFCLVMLVALPALAQPGGVDTGTEPERVLAAEPETQEGRFQAALLMVKLARPELAKKYLADLIKNEPTDQELMELRNKFGTSTFLSLTNVDGLDPEASELLKMLTTAVANKTNDPSYVSSLLPKLMGSARERDEALTELRALGPYAVPPMLQAIESGSINRDVLILNLTRLGDDAVPPIIGALTSPSERIRSAAAEVLGWSGGEEDVIWLWQEAFGENQPDGVRETALKAIARIRYDDTRQAIRVNSYGVAAQLIESAIGYLAQRHEWGVRYEDMELIPVWTWDNDQATVVETKSTRNHASIHFAERLAREAAEISPTNEDAPIVLLAAKMVRDIEAAGWDQPVPAGPGTALDLAVTAGPDACRQVLALSLDNHIPAASLSAVTALGSNGSRNQLSRSAGKPEIIEALDSPNPRVQFAAAVTILQWEPTKSFPGDRRVVEILVRAINSNSKPDTVVIDPNIQRGTMTASLFSELGFDSSLAATGMDGFKLASQRGDVELAVLHPNTIRWGLTQTIENLRADSRTRHLPLVIYGPAGLRGNFSAIQNRFQNVVYVNEVVNSLEINRELRPVLQQLSPPPLSREQRANQVSEAAYWLRWIATSASPGVFELAAHQADLIKATNNPAVADDAIIALGGIAAPDVQRRLLEIAESVAADIAVRRRALLQLAFNIQRFGVLLTPAELKRVSALRANSAEPELQSAVASVLGSLKPKTQAVRKLILETPDSPKPISAEKPAT is encoded by the coding sequence ATGGCATGTTCGCAGTCCTGTTATTCGCGAGCGACTGGTTTGCAGAGACTCACTTTCTGCCTTGTCATGTTGGTAGCACTCCCAGCGCTAGCTCAGCCCGGTGGGGTCGACACCGGAACAGAACCAGAACGGGTTCTCGCTGCGGAGCCCGAGACTCAAGAAGGCCGATTTCAGGCTGCTTTGCTGATGGTCAAACTGGCTCGACCAGAGTTGGCAAAAAAATACCTTGCCGACCTGATCAAAAATGAGCCGACAGACCAGGAACTGATGGAGCTTCGTAACAAGTTTGGCACATCCACGTTTCTAAGTTTAACGAATGTCGACGGGTTAGATCCTGAAGCGAGTGAGCTGCTGAAAATGCTCACCACAGCTGTCGCAAATAAGACCAACGATCCCTCCTACGTAAGCAGTTTATTGCCGAAGTTAATGGGTTCGGCACGCGAGCGAGATGAAGCACTCACCGAGCTTCGCGCACTTGGACCATATGCCGTTCCTCCAATGCTGCAGGCGATCGAATCCGGGTCGATCAATCGTGATGTTCTTATTCTGAACCTGACCCGACTCGGTGACGATGCGGTTCCGCCGATCATTGGCGCGTTGACTTCCCCATCAGAGAGAATTCGATCTGCAGCCGCTGAAGTCCTGGGCTGGAGCGGCGGAGAAGAGGACGTAATTTGGTTATGGCAAGAAGCCTTCGGCGAAAATCAACCTGACGGAGTTCGCGAAACGGCATTAAAGGCAATTGCTCGAATCCGGTACGACGACACACGGCAGGCGATTCGCGTCAATTCGTATGGCGTGGCGGCTCAGCTCATCGAATCGGCAATTGGGTATCTTGCGCAACGGCACGAATGGGGCGTTCGATATGAAGATATGGAACTGATTCCCGTTTGGACCTGGGACAACGATCAAGCTACGGTTGTCGAAACAAAATCGACTCGCAACCACGCGTCAATTCACTTTGCCGAACGTTTAGCTCGTGAAGCCGCTGAAATTTCGCCAACGAACGAAGATGCCCCGATCGTCTTACTGGCTGCAAAAATGGTTCGAGACATCGAAGCAGCCGGTTGGGATCAACCAGTTCCAGCTGGGCCTGGCACAGCACTCGATTTAGCTGTGACTGCAGGTCCGGATGCATGCCGGCAAGTCTTGGCACTCTCACTAGACAATCACATCCCAGCCGCTTCGTTAAGTGCCGTGACCGCACTTGGATCGAATGGTTCCCGCAACCAACTCTCCCGATCCGCTGGAAAGCCCGAAATTATTGAAGCTCTCGACTCCCCCAACCCGCGTGTTCAGTTCGCTGCCGCAGTCACCATTCTTCAGTGGGAACCGACAAAGTCTTTCCCGGGCGATCGGCGTGTCGTAGAAATCCTTGTCCGAGCCATCAATTCCAATTCCAAGCCGGACACTGTTGTCATCGATCCCAACATCCAAAGAGGGACAATGACCGCCAGTCTGTTTAGTGAACTCGGGTTTGATTCATCACTGGCTGCCACCGGAATGGATGGGTTCAAACTTGCTTCTCAGCGGGGAGACGTTGAGCTTGCCGTCCTGCATCCGAACACAATTCGCTGGGGACTGACACAAACGATTGAGAACCTTCGAGCTGACTCACGAACGCGCCATCTCCCCTTGGTCATTTACGGCCCCGCGGGATTGCGAGGCAATTTCTCAGCGATCCAGAATCGATTCCAGAATGTCGTGTATGTCAACGAAGTGGTCAATTCGCTGGAAATCAATCGCGAGCTTCGTCCGGTATTGCAACAGCTTTCACCTCCGCCACTCAGCCGCGAACAACGAGCCAATCAGGTGAGCGAAGCTGCCTACTGGTTGCGCTGGATTGCAACGAGTGCATCACCCGGCGTTTTCGAACTGGCTGCTCACCAGGCCGACCTGATCAAAGCCACAAACAATCCAGCCGTGGCAGACGATGCTATTATCGCACTGGGAGGAATCGCTGCTCCTGATGTGCAACGTCGGCTTCTGGAAATTGCAGAGTCCGTCGCCGCTGACATTGCAGTCCGCCGTCGGGCTCTTCTACAACTGGCATTCAACATTCAGCGATTCGGCGTCTTGCTGACACCTGCAGAGCTGAAGCGTGTTTCAGCACTGAGAGCAAATTCAGCAGAACCTGAACTGCAGTCAGCGGTCGCGAGTGTTCTTGGTTCGCTGAAGCCGAAGACTCAGGCGGTTCGAAAACTTATTCTGGAGACCCCTGACTCACCGAAACCGATCTCCGCAGAAAAACCTGCGACGTAA
- a CDS encoding PQQ-binding-like beta-propeller repeat protein — MLKVRLLAALVCVLMIQFAYAKDWPQWRGPNRDGKLVGTGLKLDWTKNQPKHLWTIEGMGRGYASLSAADGKLYTTGNLPDGQAVICVDVNTKELVWSTPLTNQAPKHGYPGSRCTPTLDGEYCYVVTSDGEIVCLKSSDGEVVWRRDFKKDFNGKMMSGWGFSESPLVDGDWVLCTPGGQDAIIVALDKKTGKDVWRTSVPNLGEKGKDGAGYSSIVVSEAAGVKQYVQLVGKGLIGVRASDGKLLWNYNRVANGTANIPTPVPFDDHVFASTGYGTGAVLVKLSRDGSGVKATEEYFLDSKTFQNHHGGMIQEGEYLYAGHQHNKGFPICLHIPTGKVQWLGKIRREKPEMSGSAAITYVDGQIIFRYQNGTVALVQATPDGFELNGSFTPDYQDDKTWSHPVVYEGKLYLREQDKLMCYEL; from the coding sequence ATGCTGAAAGTCCGCTTACTCGCAGCTTTAGTTTGCGTGCTGATGATTCAATTTGCTTACGCGAAAGATTGGCCACAGTGGCGTGGTCCGAACCGTGATGGAAAACTTGTTGGCACGGGGCTCAAGCTTGATTGGACGAAGAATCAGCCGAAACATCTTTGGACAATCGAAGGAATGGGACGCGGCTATGCCAGCTTGTCCGCCGCCGATGGAAAGCTTTATACAACCGGAAATCTTCCCGATGGGCAAGCAGTCATTTGTGTCGACGTGAACACAAAAGAACTGGTCTGGTCAACACCGCTCACGAATCAAGCCCCCAAACATGGCTATCCCGGATCACGCTGTACGCCGACCTTGGATGGTGAATATTGCTATGTCGTGACTTCCGATGGAGAAATCGTCTGCTTGAAGAGCAGCGACGGCGAAGTCGTCTGGCGTCGCGACTTCAAGAAAGATTTCAATGGCAAAATGATGTCTGGCTGGGGATTCTCAGAATCTCCACTGGTCGATGGAGACTGGGTGCTCTGCACACCTGGTGGACAGGATGCGATAATTGTCGCGCTGGACAAGAAGACCGGAAAAGACGTCTGGCGAACTTCTGTCCCTAATCTGGGCGAAAAAGGGAAGGACGGCGCCGGATATTCATCGATTGTGGTCAGCGAAGCCGCTGGAGTGAAACAGTATGTTCAACTCGTTGGAAAAGGTCTGATCGGAGTTCGTGCCAGCGATGGGAAACTGTTGTGGAACTACAACAGGGTTGCAAACGGAACAGCCAACATTCCGACGCCTGTCCCTTTTGATGACCATGTCTTCGCCTCCACAGGATACGGAACCGGAGCCGTGCTAGTAAAACTCTCCCGTGATGGTTCAGGAGTGAAAGCGACTGAAGAGTACTTTCTCGATTCAAAAACATTTCAGAATCACCATGGCGGAATGATTCAAGAAGGCGAGTACCTGTACGCTGGGCATCAGCACAACAAAGGCTTTCCGATTTGCCTGCACATTCCCACAGGCAAAGTTCAGTGGCTGGGGAAAATTCGTCGCGAAAAGCCAGAGATGTCTGGATCGGCTGCAATTACTTATGTCGATGGGCAAATCATTTTCCGTTACCAGAACGGGACTGTGGCTCTTGTCCAAGCTACCCCGGATGGATTCGAACTCAACGGCAGTTTCACTCCGGACTACCAAGACGACAAAACCTGGTCACATCCCGTTGTTTATGAAGGGAAACTGTATCTTCGTGAGCAAGACAAGCTGATGTGCTACGAATTGTAA
- a CDS encoding arylsulfatase: MHSWRLLTFCLMLVVTTETIAEATKPNIVLIMCDDMGFSDIGCYGSEIQTPNIDRLAAEGMRFTQFYNNAKCTTTRASLMTGLYPRRSGGLLKKNMVTIPQVLEKAGYYSVLSGKWHLGSSAPNRPSDRGFDNYYGLLDGCCNFHNPARPDPEFKGKRVRWFGEDDQRITEFPDDFYTTDAFSDYSTKAIEKAVSQKKPFFLHVCYTAPHYPLHAKPEDIARYRNQYMMGWEKLRQTRYERQLKMGLVDPAWKLPGRDPEVKAWDSFPNQDYQDHLMATYAAMIESMDRGIGRIINAIDDHKLAEETVIIFLSDNGGCAELPGGVDPNRTPGVEEFYTTCGPGWAYAQNTPFRRFKQWVHEGGISTPLIVRWPKTVAANSWCQEVGHIIDILPTCADLAGVDIPQEFRGEKILPTEGLSLRNLFEGGSRPGHENLYWEWAGNRAIRQGDMKLCWDKKVKVWELYDLVKDRTEMNDLASEHPEQVKELSALWFSWAKKTGLKTKR; the protein is encoded by the coding sequence ATGCACAGCTGGCGTTTATTGACTTTCTGCCTGATGTTGGTGGTCACAACGGAGACAATCGCGGAGGCCACGAAACCGAACATTGTCCTCATTATGTGTGACGATATGGGCTTTTCGGATATCGGGTGCTACGGAAGCGAGATTCAGACTCCGAACATCGACCGCCTCGCTGCTGAGGGTATGCGCTTCACCCAGTTTTATAACAACGCAAAATGTACCACGACGCGGGCATCACTGATGACCGGGCTGTATCCCCGTCGATCGGGAGGATTGCTCAAGAAGAACATGGTCACCATTCCGCAAGTCCTTGAGAAAGCTGGCTATTACAGCGTTCTCAGTGGAAAGTGGCATTTGGGAAGCTCAGCCCCCAATCGGCCGTCGGATCGTGGGTTCGATAATTATTACGGGCTGTTGGACGGCTGCTGTAATTTCCATAACCCCGCGCGTCCCGACCCCGAGTTCAAGGGGAAGCGTGTTCGCTGGTTCGGTGAAGACGATCAGCGAATCACCGAGTTTCCTGATGACTTCTACACCACCGATGCGTTCAGTGACTACTCTACAAAAGCGATTGAAAAAGCGGTCTCTCAGAAGAAGCCATTCTTCCTGCATGTTTGCTACACGGCTCCACACTATCCGCTTCATGCTAAGCCGGAGGATATTGCGAGATACCGGAATCAATACATGATGGGCTGGGAAAAGCTGCGGCAAACACGCTACGAACGACAACTCAAGATGGGACTTGTCGACCCTGCCTGGAAACTTCCCGGGCGAGACCCGGAAGTGAAAGCTTGGGACTCCTTTCCAAATCAGGATTATCAGGATCACCTGATGGCAACCTACGCAGCCATGATCGAAAGCATGGATCGCGGGATAGGCAGAATCATTAATGCAATCGACGACCACAAACTCGCAGAGGAAACGGTCATCATTTTCCTATCTGACAACGGAGGATGTGCAGAGTTGCCGGGTGGTGTTGACCCGAATCGAACTCCCGGTGTGGAAGAATTTTACACCACCTGTGGACCTGGCTGGGCGTATGCACAAAACACACCATTTCGCCGATTCAAGCAATGGGTGCATGAAGGGGGGATCTCGACACCACTCATTGTTCGCTGGCCGAAAACTGTCGCTGCAAACTCGTGGTGCCAAGAGGTCGGTCACATCATCGATATTTTACCGACTTGTGCGGACCTGGCCGGAGTCGACATTCCACAGGAGTTCAGAGGCGAGAAAATTCTCCCGACCGAAGGTCTTTCACTTCGCAATCTTTTTGAAGGGGGATCTCGCCCCGGACATGAAAACCTCTACTGGGAATGGGCTGGGAACCGAGCAATTCGGCAAGGAGACATGAAACTTTGCTGGGACAAGAAAGTCAAAGTCTGGGAACTCTACGATCTCGTTAAAGATCGCACTGAAATGAACGACTTGGCCAGCGAGCATCCTGAGCAGGTCAAAGAGCTTTCCGCCTTATGGTTTTCCTGGGCAAAGAAAACCGGCCTGAAGACAAAACGCTGA